The Tessaracoccus timonensis sequence ATCAACGTCGAGGCAAGGAATCACGCGCACGGAAACACCCATAAGGAATAACGTACCGCCCGCGCGGATGTGGTGGTGTGGCTGTCGTCATTGCGAGACGGGATTTCGATACGCGCCCTGCGGGCGCTACTCAATCGCCGGGGGGGCGACCGACACCCGACCGTCAAGTAGGCCCGAAGGGCCGTATCGGGGCGTGCCGCGCGAAAAAACTTCATAATCCGTATGCAGATGCGATGAAGGGCCTGATTTAGGGGTGTTAGATCAATCTGCGTACGGATTTTGAAGTTCAACGGTGGGTGATTTCGATACGCCGCCTACGGCGGCTACTCAATCACCGGGGCGGGCGCTACTCAATCACCGGAGCGTGAGGCTACTCGACCGCCGGAGCGGGCTCTAGTCGTCGCCCATCTCAGCGGCGATCACTCCGCGGCGCATCTGGTCGATCGCAAGGCGGGCGGTGCGGCGGAGGTCGCCGGGGCCGGCGGCCTGGGCCACCTGACCGCAGAGGTCGATCACCTGGCGCACCCAGCGCACGAAGTCGCCCGGCGCGAGCGACGAGTTGCGCAGCACCTTCGCGAGTTCCTGGCCGCTCGCCCAGCGCCACACCGCAGACGCGAAGCCAATGTCGAGGTCGCGGGCGCGATCGCGGCGGTGGCGTCGCTCGATGATGCCCACCTCACGCCATAGATTCCGAAGCTCGCTCTGGGTGCGCTCGCTGGCCGCGTCGGGCATGCGGGGGTGCTCCGCGTCGCGACCTGGGCGCGATTCGTACACCAGCGAACTCAGTACGGCAGCGAGCTGCGCCGGGTCAAGCTCGTTCAGAATCCCGCGACGAATCGCCTCCGCCGCGACGAGATCCAGCTCGTTGTAGATGCGTCGCAGCATCTGCCCAGCCTCGGTGAGCTCCTCACCGTCGAGGTATCCCAACTCCGTGAGCACATCGCAGACATGGTCAAACTGCACACCGAGCGAATTCGCACGCCCCAACACGGACGCCTCAGCGCGTTGCGACTCCCGCTCCAAACGCAGAATCTTCGCCGCAGCAACAGCGTGAATCTCTCGGTCCTCACACGCGTGACACGGATGCGCCCGAATCGCCATGCGCAACCGCTGAATCTCCGCAGCGTGCGACTCGTCGGTGGGCACGTCATCCACGTCGGGTGGATCGAGCTCGTCGGTTTTCGCCGCAAGCGCCGCGATCAGCGCGCGCCTGTCCGAGCGCTCCTTCAAACGGAAACGCTTCGGCACCCGGATGCGCCCGTGCGCGCTCACCGGCCCCGCGAAATTATGCGGTTCGAGCTTCAACACCGTGTGATCTGCGGAGATCGTCTGCACCCATGGCTGCGCGCCCTTGGCCGGCTTCCTCCCAGTGCGCAACGTCACACTCCAGCCCTGCTTGGGCACCCAAATCACGTCGCCCGGCAGGAGGCTCGCAATCGAATCGGCCGTCTGCGCCTGCCGCTCCGCCCGACGATGCTTCGCCGAACTAGCTTCAAGCCGCGACACATCGTCGCGCAGCTGCGCGTACTCCATGAAGTCGCCCAGGTGGCACTGCACGGTCTCCTGCAGCTCGGTGAGGTCGAGTTTCCGACGCCGGTCCTGACGCGCCGCCTGCACCACCGTCTTGTCCGTGAGGAACTGCGAGAACGACTGATCCAGCATCTCCCGCGCCCGCTCGCGTCCCATCGTCGCAATGAGGTTCACCGCCATGTTGTAGCTGGGCGCGAAACTCGACTTCAACGGATACGTGCGCTTCGACGCGAGCCCCGCCACCGCGCGCGGGTCCATGCCCGGCTGCCAGCACACGACGGCGTGCCCCTCCGTGTCGATGCCGCGCCTGCCAGCGCGCCCGGTCAGCTGGGTGTACTCCCCCGCCGTGATGTCGACGTGCGCCTCACCGTTGTACTTCGACAGCTTCTCCAGCACGACGGTGCGCGCCGGCATGTTGATGCCCAGCGCGAGGGTCTCCGTCGCGAATACGATCTTGAGCGCACCCGTCTGAAAGCCCTCTTCGACGATGGCCTTGAACGCCGGTATCTGGCCGGCGTGGTGGGCGGCAATGCCGTGCGTGAGCGCCAGGCGGAAATCCTCGTAGCCGAGCGCGTCGAGATCCGTCTTCGACAGCGCAGCCGCGTGCTTGTCGGCGATAGCCCCCAGCATGGCCGCTTCGTGCGGTTCGGTCAGCACCACGCCGGAGCGCAGCACCTGCTGGACCGCGCCGTCGCAGCCTGCCCTCGAGAAGATGAAATGGATAGCGGGCAGTAGTTTCGCGGCGTGGAGCGCGCGGGCCACATCCACTCGGTTCGTGCGCGGCGTAGAGAACCGACGATGCACCTCGCCGCCGAATTGTCCCCGACGTGGCTTACCGCGCCCGCTGCGCCCGCGCGGGTTGCGTGCGTCGTCGCGCACCCGCATCGACTCGTTCT is a genomic window containing:
- a CDS encoding RNA helicase; this encodes MNLIDEFAQGYSFPLDDYQIEGCKALADGKGVLVAAPTGAGKTVVGEFAVFMAVEESRKCFYTTPIKALSNQKYHDLVARYGPERVGLLTGDQSVNSEAQIVVMTTEVLRNMIYAASPTLRDLGYVVMDEVHYLADRFRGAVWEEVILGLADSVQLVALSATVSNVEDFGAWLDEVRGGFATVVSERRPVPLYQHVLVGRKLVDLFDGVAPTAQEAPSQRAAKVNRELLKVSKNESMRVRDDARNPRGRSGRGKPRRGQFGGEVHRRFSTPRTNRVDVARALHAAKLLPAIHFIFSRAGCDGAVQQVLRSGVVLTEPHEAAMLGAIADKHAAALSKTDLDALGYEDFRLALTHGIAAHHAGQIPAFKAIVEEGFQTGALKIVFATETLALGINMPARTVVLEKLSKYNGEAHVDITAGEYTQLTGRAGRRGIDTEGHAVVCWQPGMDPRAVAGLASKRTYPLKSSFAPSYNMAVNLIATMGRERAREMLDQSFSQFLTDKTVVQAARQDRRRKLDLTELQETVQCHLGDFMEYAQLRDDVSRLEASSAKHRRAERQAQTADSIASLLPGDVIWVPKQGWSVTLRTGRKPAKGAQPWVQTISADHTVLKLEPHNFAGPVSAHGRIRVPKRFRLKERSDRRALIAALAAKTDELDPPDVDDVPTDESHAAEIQRLRMAIRAHPCHACEDREIHAVAAAKILRLERESQRAEASVLGRANSLGVQFDHVCDVLTELGYLDGEELTEAGQMLRRIYNELDLVAAEAIRRGILNELDPAQLAAVLSSLVYESRPGRDAEHPRMPDAASERTQSELRNLWREVGIIERRHRRDRARDLDIGFASAVWRWASGQELAKVLRNSSLAPGDFVRWVRQVIDLCGQVAQAAGPGDLRRTARLAIDQMRRGVIAAEMGDD